The Aspergillus fumigatus Af293 chromosome 3, whole genome shotgun sequence region ATACGAGCCGCCAGAGTGTAGTAGATCGGCACCCTAGGTAGTGGGAAAACTTTCGTATTATTGAACACGTTGTTCATACCTATTTTAGAGGGAGTTCCAGGCTTCTTGGAAAGGTTTGGCCCGAACTCGTAGTCTTGAGATGTCGTGGCCTCTTTGATCATGTGATTCAACTTGCTTTTCAACACTTCAACTTAACAAAAAGCGCCCGGCTTTAAATCCTTTATTCAACCCACTTCAATCTGCCCTAGTACTATACATCCAGTTTTTGTAAGAAACATACAGAATTAAACCTAGGTCTATAGAATAGCAAGAGAATCAGCTGTTGAAGCCAGTCACCTACCATCTATTTCTAAGGTAGAGGCCGCGACAGAACTAAGTACTCCTGACGCGTCTGCCAAAGTTGTCTGGGTGAGAGATTTTACTATTAAAATAGGCCACGGAGTACCCCTTATCAAGGCCGAAAATATGAAGTTTCTCACAGAAAACAACAAAGTTCCTATTCTAAAAGTTTACGCAGCCTTCAAGGACCCTGTCAATAATAAAACTTATATTATTATAGAATATCTCCCTAGTGATATACTTGAAAAGCTATTACCATCCCTGAACTCAGCTAAAAAAGCTATGATAAGTAGCTTAATTAAAGCCGTGATTACTAAACTATAGagtatactattactagATTACTTAGGGATATTGAATCATCAGCCCTATCTAGACGGGGTATTCTTGACCGAAAAATTAGACCCTAAAATTTCTAGACCCTTCGCAAAATAGGAAGATATGAATCTTGCTATTATTAAAAAGCTTTACTAGACAGAGTTAGACTAGTGTATTTAATTACTGCAAAATATGGTCCATCAGACCTTAAGCAGCCACCGCACTATGTTTACTCACGGTGACCTTCAGCCgaagaatattattatttaaaGGCTTAGGGATCAGGATAGATGTCCTGAGTTTAGAATTACACTAATAGATTGGGAAAGCGCTGGGTGGTATCTAGAGTTCTGGGATTTCTGCAATGCGACAATCACCTGTTAGTTTAAACCTAGTTAGCTTGAACTTATGCTGGACATactggattaatacctaGTTAAGTTCCTCATGATGCAGGTAGTGTACTCATCCGTGTTTTACTAGGTAGAAAAGCCATTAAGCAGATTGAGACacatttattttttttagGGTACACTTGTTGCGCTGTTCATAGAGCACCTAAATTCTGAGCCgcaggaaaaaaaagaaaggccaTTCCGAAAACCTCTGATTACTGCCAATACTTTCCCAGCGATGTAGTCCAGGTGATAAACCAGGCTAAGACTTTATGAGATGGCGACATTGTGAAAGAGGAACGCAAAGCACCTACCATTTTAGGGTTCAAAAATGCCCTTCTGGAACGCCAAGCTGATGACATCGTCGAGCCAGTTGTTGCATCGGTAAAGAGGCTTGGAAAGATCCTTGCGTTTACCACTGAGAGTAACCTGAGATCCCGGCGGGGCAACTGCGTTACAGCACTCCGTCTCAAACCTGTTCAGGTCTTTAGCTGCGGTTGTTccgatcttcttcttggtgtgTGCCACATATGAGGCCGAGAGTAGAGGATCCTTAGTGTCTCGCTTTTGGTACGTCATGCCTTGGAGGATGTTTCCGACGACGTGAAACATTAGTCCGGCCCGAGCCCGTTTCTGCACTGGGCTGCGTTTCTATGTAGATGGCAACGTGGGTTTGGCTGGCCAAGGTATTCAGCGGTATAGACTTCATAAGACATCGCGAGAAAACAATTGAAATCCAGCAACATTCAAGAGATAAAGATGGACTTAGACTGAATCGGAATATACGCCTGAGCAGCCTCATGTGCATCCTGGTGAGATTCATACCCCTTATATAGCTTGTCATCCTCTAGTGAAACTGACTGTTGCCACTGTTACTCCTATCTAGCACAGTAGTTAGCAAGCTGTGATAGTAAAGCGGTTATAGAAGATATCACATGGTAGTTGGTGTCCTACATCCAACATGATAAAATCAATTATCGCTTCTGACCAATCCCTGGGCCCCTTTAAGCGCACCCCGTGAATAGGACTCCAAATAGCCGCTGACCACGGTTGGGCCAATTTTCCCCTTTCGTAGTGGATACGCCTTGTGGCTTTTACTCACACCTTAAAGAGCTGGTTGGCCCTCGTAGGTGATCCTTGATAGCTTAGCGCCTGGCATTTTGGCGCCCATTTCTAGGAATCCCTTGAACCAATCACTAAATAAGTTCAGACTACTATCGCGTCGCTTCTGTGAAGTCAGACACTATGTGGGTGGTAGTTATTAGACAAACCTAAAGTGCTGTGATAACTAGCGCTGGAAAGAGAACTATAGACTCAAGTTATCCAAACAGCGACTGCACACAACGCAGCACTGTGGTTCACGCAAGTCACCTCTCAACATCAAGGAACCACGGACGAAGCGGTATGGGTGGGCGAAGTCACAGATACATGTGACTGAATCATTCATTGGCCGTTCCAGCCTTATCGGATCAATTCCTTCATCTCATTGGATCTATCGATAAGTCGAACCAGTGGAAAGCAGATCGTATTAGCGCCAAGGGCTAGGTAGCAAAAGGATATCCACATTGGTCTGGTCTGGGGGTCGACTATGCTCCGGTAGTCCCTATTGACCGCCCTCGATCAGGAGGTCTATTCtaacagaaatactctgtaCTGCGGAATCGGAATGAAATGATGGTGATTATTAGGACTTCCGTCTGTGTCACGCCAGATTCAGAATGATTTCTCCATGGGCTAGTGCTCAGCAAGCAGTCAGGGGAAGTGGAACCGAGTACTATTACTTTTACACTACTAGCCCTACCTTAGTCTTACCCACTAACCCAAGCTCATAGCTTCATGTATACTTATTCCTATATCGCTAGGAGTACTAACTATTATTTGTCTTTTACCATTATCCGTGACTAACCCACCTAAACCAGGAAGTCACGGATAATATACACTGCACTCTTAGCTTTATTTGCTATTAAGTATTAGCGTATAATTTTTTAATAACTCCCCTTCCTAGCATAATCGTCTTAGCCCACATTACAGAGAAACCTAACCTATCAATGTATTAAATATCCCAGCATACCCACGCATGGACGGTATGATTGGCCAAATGCATCCACTTAGTGCTTACAGATGGCTTTTCCAGCTTCACAGATGGAGTACTTACAGTCTTAGTCTTATAATGGAATTTGTCACCAACATAAGCTGTAAGACCTAAGCTTCTGGAATCCGAACTTAGTTGGACAGATGGTGGCTGACATAGGAATGACTTTCTCTGTAGATGAATTTTATGTAGAAGTACTTTGATATTATTGATACATTTGCTCAGTAGTGGAATGTATCTGAATAATAAGTTGAGCAGCTAAGGGAAATAAGAGAATCTCCCATATAATCGCCCATGTGGGTGCGATTTAACCGGCATTATGAAGTAGACGATGGATTTCTGCCAGCCTAGCACATCATTATCCTGGCCTGACTAAGGCTCTCACTCCACTTTTGAATTCTGTCAAACTCAGTCCCGAAAGCTTTGCCTTGAAGTTTATGCGAGATTGTATGGGCATGAGGAGCATACCGGGCTTGCAAGTATTCCTCCTGTCTGTTGGACGTCCGCAATGCAATACTTTTCTAAGACAGCTACCAAGTGACTACTTGAGATTCCGCGTGGACTTTAGCAACCAATGTGTCATGCTTATCAACCCGATGGTAAAATACTGGAGATGAATGTCTTGTCGAAGGTGAAAGCCGATCATCGAATATCGAATTCATAAAGGGGACTGCTTCCCACTTCATTTAATACTATCAGACCGCAAAGCAAACAGTGAGAGAAAGAACTCCATCTTATAATCCCAATCATCAACATATCAACAAGATGCGTTTCATCACAGTCCTTCAGACAATTGCCCTCCTGGCAGCCTCCATGACTGTCAAAGCCTGGAACCAACTGGACAAAGAGAATGCGGTATTCCTTTATCCCTATCCTGGTTGTTCAGCCACTAATTCCCAACCAGGCTGTTCTCATCATCGACTACCATGTCGGTCTCGCCCAGCTGGACCGCGATTTCAACACCAACGACTTCCGCAACAACATGCTTGCCCACGCCGCCTTGGGCAACCTGTTTGACCTGTCTGTCGTCATGACCACTTCCTCCGACGCGGGTCCCAATGGACTGACGATCAAGGAAGTCGTGGATTTGAACCCCAATGTGACCATTGTTCATCGCCAGGGCGAGGTCAACGCCTGGGACAATGCCGAGTTCCGCGCGGCCATCCAGGCCACTGGCAAGAAACAATTGATTGTCAGCGGTATTGTCACTGAAGTTTGTAAGCTTCGTCTTACGTCCAGCGTCGAGGTAGAACGAGACTAACGAGATAGGCACCGCCTTCTTGGCCCTCTCGCTCATCGACGAAGGATACGAGGTCTCGCCAACACCGAGGCTAGTGGTACCTTTGACGACAAACTGGCGGCCGATGCCAACCGTCGCATGGAGAAGGCTGGCGTCACCCTCATGGGCACATTTGGCGTCGTCACCGACCTGATGCGCGACTGGAGAAACACCCCTGGCCTGGACCAGGTTCTGCCCTACCTGGACAAGTAAGTTGCTCCATTCGACATTTTTCAAATGGGACTCACTGTAACTAGGTACCAATACGCTTGCGGATTGGTGGCTCGTCACCACGCTGGGGCTCTTGAGAACGGCACTCTGGCTGCTGTCGAGAGCACGCTCATCTAAGCATAAGCATCGTGGAGCACAATAGCGCCTGTTGTAACTTGCTAATACTCATGGGTGATTGGTAGAATAGCGTTAGAGGCTGGTTCTATGTCCTTGTGGGAGGTGTCAAAGCGATAATATGTCAATCATTGTCACTCCTTGATAGATTGCTTACTGGTCGGATCGTTGGTCAAGTCTATAATCTCGTTATGCCTTCGTTGCGAATTAGATTGTTACCCTTGACTTAATGCTGAACCAGCAGATTTCCATGGAGAACGAAGGAAGGTGGCCGTCTGGACGTTGGAAATGGTGATCCGACTGCACATTACTGGGAAGAGGACAGGTCTACACATCCTCCCTTTCCTTGAGTCCCTCCGGGTCTTACCACACCATATATCACCCTTATGCCCGGGGAACGGTTGTTAGTATATTATTCTAATTGCTTACCACGTCCTATACCTCATGGGAGTGGGAGGTTCCATAAGCACAGTTCACGGTGCCCCGCCAAACATAATTGATAGAGCAATAGTCCACCTGTTCCGGTCGCGAGTCATGACTACTTGGAAAAATCTACATTACAGGCTGTGCCTCCATTGTGACCCTTGGCGAATAATATTATCATATATGAAACATAAAATAAAAATAGAAAGCTTACTTCAGCCCTGTATGAGTCAGTCAGATTCGCTGACTCGTGATCTACCTACGAGTTATATTGCATCAGCAACACCCCGAAAACTCCCGTTGATGACGCATCGCGCTTATAACCTCCGCAAGTTGGCGAGCATATTTAAGAGCATGCTACACCGGTAGACCTGTCCATCATAGCACAATCATTTGAGAAGTTCACCATCACGACTGATCTGTAATATGATTCCCCGGACCGAAGTTCTCATTATCGGGGCCGGACCCACTGGCCTCGTGCTGGCCCTGTGGCTCACCCGCCAGAACGTCAAAGTGCGCATTATCGACAGGCAAGAAGCCAAACCATCCACTTCTCGGGCGTTGGTGGTCCACGCTCGTCCACTCGAGCTATATCGCCAGCTCGGCCTCGCCGACGACGTGGTCGCCAACGGCCACAAAATCGAAGCTACCAATATCTGGGCTGAAGGCACCCACCGCGCCCATGTACCCATCGGTGATGTCGGCAAGGGGTTGACCCCATACCCGTTTATTCATGTATATCCTCAGGATCGTCACGAGAGGTTACTGGAAGACCGCTTGAACGCGATGGGGGTAACGGTGCAACGGAACTGGAAATTGGTCGACTTTGAGGAGCACGACGAGTACATCTTAGCTCAACTGAAATACACATCCGAGCAGCCAAGTTCAACAGAGAAAACAGAGTTCTGTGAAGCAAGGTACATCGTGGGCTGCGACGGCGCCCACTCCGCCGTCCGTCATCTTTGCAACATTGCCTTCGAAGGTGCAACGTATCCCCAGCTCTTCTATGTAACCGACATCGAGGGCAGCGGGCCAACGATGAACGGCGAGGCGCACGTTTCGCTCAATGGATCCGAAATCATGCTATCTCTCGCATACGACACAAACCGACGAGCCCGTCTCGCGGGCGCCGTGAACGAAGAACACGTAACCAAAGACATTTCCGAACTGACGCTCGACGACATCCTGCCCACCACGATCAAGAAAATGGGACTGCAAATCGACAAAGTGAACTGGTTCACCACCTACCGCGTGCACCATCGCCTCGCAGCCAGCTTCCGCAAGGGCCGCGCGTTCCTCGCAGGCGACGCAGCGCACATCCACAGTCCCGTCGGCGGACAGGGCATGAACACAGGCATCGGCGACGCCATCAACCTCGCCTGGAAGATCGCAGCGGTCGTGCACGGAAAGGCCGATGCGTCGCTGCTGGACAGCTACGAGCCCGAGCGCCGTGCGTTTGCGAGTACCCTCGTCAAAACTACCGACCGGGGCTTCAGCAACCTCGTTGCCAAAGGATACGTAGCGAACTTCATCCGGACTTGGGTCATACCCACCGTCCTGCCCGTCTTGACCTGGTTTAACAGAGTTAGGCACCGTCTGTTTCAAGGCGCGTCGCAAATCATGTTGAACTATCGCGACAGCGCTCTGTCTGCGGGTACGGCGGGCTATGTACAAGGCGGCGATCGGATCCCGTGGGCGCCTGTAGGGGACGTGGATAACTTTGACAGCCTGAAGGAAATTACATGGCAGGTCCATGTGTATGGGGATTCGAAGCGGGCGATGGCGGATTGGTGTCGCGACAAGGGTGTGCCTCTGCATGTCTTCCCCTGGGATGGGAAGTATCAAGCGGTTGGATTTGGGAGAGACGCAGCCTACCTCATCCGACCTGACACATACGTAGCTGTTGCAGAACCGTCAGGGCTTCCAGAGACGTTTGAGCAGTACTTGGAGAGGAACGGAATTCGTTTGGTCTGATTGATGGCTTCTGTTATGTACTATATCCGAAAGCGCGGTGTTGGGTTGACTTTATATCTCCTCTCCTAGAATACTCCTGTCGTCCTATGAATGGAATCTACATGCTGTATACCATTGCAATCTCTTCTGTTTGCCCTGTTCATCCTCAGCCTTAGAGGCCGTCTGTTCAGTCACTCCGGTCTACCTTGCTCAAAATTGGTTGTGGAAAAATAGCGGGAAATACGAGGCGGGGTAACAATCAAATAGTAAAATAGCCCTCAGATCTAGATCTAGAAATATCGGAAGTATGCAGTAGTAGCCTTCAATCCCATGGCAGACGCAATATCCTGGCGGCTGTTTCCACCTGACCTCCAACCGGCGGACAGGCAGACAATGGCGAGCTGCTGGCAAGTCTGCGAGCTCCTCACTGATCAAGAATCAAGAGGTATGTCCTGTCTCGGGGTAGTTGGACAGAAGGATATGGGAGTGTCTTGCTGAAGGAAAGTGCACGAGGATAATGTTGAAGCTCTTGGATTATTTGCTGCACGCGCCTTTCATACCATAACCAGTCTGCCAGCATTAAGGGCCAGGGAATCGCGATGCGCATTGGTAGGCACATCATTTAGCCATTGTTCTGTGCTAGAAGAATCTGTTAATAGCGGCAGAATATTCCTACCCATTGACCCGCAAGGATTGACAGTATTATTAGGAAGCAATATGACCTTACTGTACACCCAATGCGCAAGTGACATTATATCCCCTGGCTAGTCTAGAGGAATTCTGAGCAAATTCTCATTTATACTTAAGTACTGCCCATAAGCCAA contains the following coding sequences:
- a CDS encoding putative FAD binding monooxygenase, with the translated sequence MIPRTEVLIIGAGPTGLVLALWLTRQNVKVRIIDRQEAKPSTSRALVVHARPLELYRQLGLADDVVANGHKIEATNIWAEGTHRAHVPIGDVGKGLTPYPFIHVYPQDRHERLLEDRLNAMGVTVQRNWKLVDFEEHDEYILAQLKYTSEQPSSTEKTEFCEARYIVGCDGAHSAVRHLCNIAFEGATYPQLFYVTDIEGSGPTMNGEAHVSLNGSEIMLSLAYDTNRRARLAGAVNEEHVTKDISELTLDDILPTTIKKMGLQIDKVNWFTTYRVHHRLAASFRKGRAFLAGDAAHIHSPVGGQGMNTGIGDAINLAWKIAAVVHGKADASLLDSYEPERRAFASTLVKTTDRGFSNLVAKGYVANFIRTWVIPTVLPVLTWFNRVRHRLFQGASQIMLNYRDSALSAGTAGYVQGGDRIPWAPVGDVDNFDSLKEITWQVHVYGDSKRAMADWCRDKGVPLHVFPWDGKYQAVGFGRDAAYLIRPDTYVAVAEPSGLPETFEQYLERNGIRLV
- a CDS encoding putative isochorismatase family hydrolase — translated: MRFITVLQTIALLAASMTVKAWNQLDKENAAVLIIDYHVGLAQLDRDFNTNDFRNNMLAHAALGNLFDLSVVMTTSSDAGPNGLTIKEVVDLNPNVTIVHRQGEVNAWDNAEFRAAIQATGKKQLIVSGIVTEVYRHRLLGPLAHRRRIRGLANTEASGTFDDKLAADANRRMEKAGVTLMGTFGVVTDLMRDWRNTPGLDQVLPYLDKYQYACGLVARHHAGALENGTLAAVESTLI